Part of the Salinimonas lutimaris genome, AGCTGAAAGTCCTCCAGCTCAATGCGCTGCTGAGACAACAAACCGGTTGTCACCGGACCAGCGAAAGACACCTCATCAGCGCTGCGAATATTACCGCCTTCAAGATCTACACTGATGTTACCGGCAAGCAAGGCCAGCGGGTGCAGCTGCCAGCTGACATCATTGACCGGCAGGCCATTGACCACAATCTGTTGGGCCTGGCCTTCCCATAGCGTGCCTGACACGCCATAAATCTCAACATTGGCCGGCAACGTTGCCCGGCCGATAACCTGTGCAGCCGGCAGGTACATGATAAGAAACCCGACAAACGCAACAATTGCACCTGCGATCCACGCTATTTTGCTTTTCATGACTTTCCTAGTTGCAAGCGACGTATTTTAATTAACCCCGGTGCGCTGGCTTCAGTAATATCCAGTTGTCTGATCACCACGCCCATATCTTCCATGGCCTCCAGCCAGGCCAGCACCGCATCAAATGGCGCCTCATCTACCCAGACCTGCAACTCATCATTGAGCGGCTGCATACGGGAAACCGGGATAGAAAACTGCTGGGTAGAGCGGCTGACCGCCTGAGCCAGCGATCCTTGCAGGCCACCCTGCGTGCTGTTTGAGCGACGCAGTTGCTGAGCCCGGTTGGCATTTTCCTGCACCCAGCCAAGGAGTTTTTGCTGCGCGGTTACCCGCGTTTTCGCCTGTTCCAGACTGGTCGTTAGCGGCGACCAGATAATAAAGTAAAACAGAGCAATAATGATCATCACGCCACTAAGCAGCACCAGTTTTTGTTCGCGCTCGGTCAGCGCCTGAAATTTTTGCTTCAGTGCATTCATGACTGACTCCGAATACTGACATTTCCAATCACGCTGTTGTCCTGATTATTAATTGCGCCCTGCTCGACCGTAAAGCCCGCGCTTTCTGCCTGGCGGCGAAACTGTTCCAGCGCTTCAAAATTCTGACCAATCGCCTGCATCCGGATTTCGGTGCGGGCGGCATCAAAACGCAGTGTCTGCGGCCTAACCTGACTGGCTTTAAACGCCGGTGTCAGCTGTTCCAGCATAACCAGCATGCTGGCATCGCCACCACTGTGCTCCAGACGGGCCATCTCTGAATTGATTTTACGGCGCACATCCCGATACACCCCGATATCCGGAAAACCGGTTTTCACTGCCGCATCAATTTTCGCACTCAGCGCGGCATTTTGCTGATTAAGCTGATACAGGCTGACCGATTTATCAATCAGGCTGGTAACCAGCACCACCGCCAGCAAAATCAGCGGCAAACGCCAAACCTCCCACAAACCGGTGCGCTTGCGCTTGACCTTAAACTCCCCCTGCAGCAGGTTTACCTTACTGTGAATCGCCTGGGCGGCCAGTACCTGCATGGGAAGCTCCAGCACCGCCTGTTCTGCCTGTACATTGGGCAGACCGGCCACCGCCAGATCCGAATAGTTTTTCAGCCGGACCGGCTCGGGTTGTTGCTTAGCCAGGTGCGCAAAAGCCGGCAAAATCCAGCTTTCTTCGCCTTGCAGACCTTTCCAGATATCTTCGCGTAACAGCAGATCCTGACCAATTTGCAACAATGACCAGCTGCCGGTTTCTACCGGCACCGCCAGCACATCCGGAATAATGGTGTCACAGTACATATCAGCGTCTTGCATCCACTGCTGCCAGCGCCTGAGCTGTTCACGACTGACCACCGCCACAGCCTGCTCGTCCCCCTGACGTGGTCCCAGTGCAAAAAACTGCTCGGAGATATCTGAGGCCAGTTCATCTTCCAGCATATACGGAATAGCACCAAGCACCTTACGGCCGGCCCGTGGCGGCAGAGTTACCCAGGTCAACAGGATTTCACTGGCCGGTGCCAGCACAATCACCGGACGCTGGCCTGCCCGTTCAGTCAGGGTCGACAATTCGCCGGCATTCGGCAACTCCCCCGAGGCAATGACTTCCTGCTCAGTGTCTGAGTAAACCAGCCACTGCACAGGCTCATGATGTTGCGTCCCTAGCCGGACCAGTAATTGTTCCATTAATCGACTCCTGAAAACTCACGCCGTATGACTTTTGCCGGTGCGCTGGATGAGGCGCTTAATACCGAGGTCATGGTGAATGATGAGTTATTGTAGTGAGCTTTTGTATGCAAAATAAAGTATTGTGTCGACACACTGAACCAGCTGCGCTGGGTATCATTTAAATTCAGCGCATTGATTACTGGCTCAGCCAGAAAGTCTGCCGGTGTTTCCCAGCCATTAGCCGGCCTGCCGCTTATCAGACTGCGGGCCTGCGCCATATCCAGCCCGGTCAGCCCGGCCAGTACCGGCGCCCGCTCTTCGGTCAGGGTATTGACGTTGATGGTCAGCGAATCTTTTTCAGGAATCACACACACCAGTGGCAACAGCTTACGCATCCATTGCGGTTTGATGCCATTGACCAAACGCAGCTCAGACTGTGAGGTCATCAGGCGGTTAGCAGCCAGGTAAGGGGGTGACTTTGCCTCATAATCGGCATCTTCTGCGCCATAAGGACGCATCTGACTGTCTTCATCCAGCCAGTCAGCCAGGCTGTCGCGCAGGGTTTCTGCCTCATAACTGCTGATTTGCAGCTCCGCCACTGTCAGCATTTGCATAAAGGCGGTCATCTCGTCGGTGATATTGTCGCCAGCATTATTTGGCCCACGCGGACGACCGGCATTGGCGGTATTATTGTTATTGTTACTGGTACCGGACGCATTATTACTGGCAATCTGGTTATTATTATTTGGCTGATTACCGCCACCGCTCTGCGGCTCAGCCACCAGCGCATTTAAATTAAAGCAGCTTTGCATGTCTTCCAGCTGCGCCTCTATCGCCCCGTTTTCCACCGGGTAGGCAAACTGCTGAGACCAGGGCTGATCCAGCGCAATACGCTCCCCGGTTTGCTCCATCAGGGTTTGCACCGAATGGCGGGCAAAGGCTTCAGCGCC contains:
- the gspM gene encoding type II secretion system protein GspM yields the protein MNALKQKFQALTEREQKLVLLSGVMIIIALFYFIIWSPLTTSLEQAKTRVTAQQKLLGWVQENANRAQQLRRSNSTQGGLQGSLAQAVSRSTQQFSIPVSRMQPLNDELQVWVDEAPFDAVLAWLEAMEDMGVVIRQLDITEASAPGLIKIRRLQLGKS
- the gspL gene encoding type II secretion system protein GspL, which codes for MEQLLVRLGTQHHEPVQWLVYSDTEQEVIASGELPNAGELSTLTERAGQRPVIVLAPASEILLTWVTLPPRAGRKVLGAIPYMLEDELASDISEQFFALGPRQGDEQAVAVVSREQLRRWQQWMQDADMYCDTIIPDVLAVPVETGSWSLLQIGQDLLLREDIWKGLQGEESWILPAFAHLAKQQPEPVRLKNYSDLAVAGLPNVQAEQAVLELPMQVLAAQAIHSKVNLLQGEFKVKRKRTGLWEVWRLPLILLAVVLVTSLIDKSVSLYQLNQQNAALSAKIDAAVKTGFPDIGVYRDVRRKINSEMARLEHSGGDASMLVMLEQLTPAFKASQVRPQTLRFDAARTEIRMQAIGQNFEALEQFRRQAESAGFTVEQGAINNQDNSVIGNVSIRSQS
- the gspK gene encoding type II secretion system minor pseudopilin GspK, with translation MRRHQQRGVALLIVLMIVALVSVLATEMGTRLQLQVQRVMNLKNNNQAYWYAIGAEAFARHSVQTLMEQTGERIALDQPWSQQFAYPVENGAIEAQLEDMQSCFNLNALVAEPQSGGGNQPNNNNQIASNNASGTSNNNNNTANAGRPRGPNNAGDNITDEMTAFMQMLTVAELQISSYEAETLRDSLADWLDEDSQMRPYGAEDADYEAKSPPYLAANRLMTSQSELRLVNGIKPQWMRKLLPLVCVIPEKDSLTINVNTLTEERAPVLAGLTGLDMAQARSLISGRPANGWETPADFLAEPVINALNLNDTQRSWFSVSTQYFILHTKAHYNNSSFTMTSVLSASSSAPAKVIRREFSGVD